The proteins below come from a single Catenulispora sp. EB89 genomic window:
- the erpA gene encoding iron-sulfur cluster insertion protein ErpA, protein MTVQTETSSEATVAAGIILSAEAASKVKSLLEQEGRDDLSLRVAVQPGGCSGLRYQLYFDDRSLDGDVVATFDGVNVVTDRMSAPYLTGAKVDFVDTIEKQGFTIDNPNAGSSCACGDSFS, encoded by the coding sequence ATGACCGTGCAGACGGAGACCTCGTCGGAGGCGACTGTCGCGGCGGGCATCATCCTGAGCGCCGAAGCGGCGTCCAAGGTGAAGTCGCTGCTGGAGCAGGAAGGCCGCGACGACCTGTCGCTGCGCGTCGCCGTGCAGCCCGGTGGCTGCTCGGGTCTGCGCTACCAGCTCTACTTCGATGACCGCTCCCTCGACGGCGACGTCGTCGCCACGTTCGACGGGGTGAACGTCGTCACCGACCGCATGTCGGCGCCGTACCTGACCGGTGCGAAGGTCGACTTCGTGGACACCATCGAGAAGCAGGGCTTCACGATCGACAACCCGAACGCGGGTTCGTCGTGTGCCTGTGGCGACAGCTT
- the nadA gene encoding quinolinate synthase NadA, producing MSTTTFQEPTPTPVSLLLLGRSADPRSERGVECPGDLPPASDPDLVARAAAAKAKLGDRLFVLGHHYQRDEVIQFADVTGDSFKLAQQAAARPEAEYIVFCGVHFMAESADILTSDAQQVILPDLAAGCSMADMATAEQVERCWERLEDLGLAESVVPVSYMNSSADIKAFTGRHGGTICTSSNAQRALEWAFAKGSQVLFLPDQHLGRNTAVRDMGFSLDDCVVYNPHRPDGGLTDDQLRGAKMILWRGHCSVHGRFTPECVDEVRERIPGVNVLVHPECRHEVVEKADYVGSTERIIALLDEAEPGSAWAIGTELNLVKRVAAAHPDKQIAFLDKSVCYCSTMNRIDLPHLVWTLEALADGRVPNVIEVDADTAHFARVALEQMLALP from the coding sequence ATGAGCACCACCACCTTCCAGGAGCCGACTCCCACACCGGTCAGCCTGCTCCTCCTGGGCCGCAGCGCCGACCCGCGCAGCGAGCGCGGCGTCGAATGCCCGGGCGACCTGCCCCCGGCCTCCGACCCCGACCTGGTCGCCCGCGCCGCGGCGGCGAAGGCGAAGCTGGGCGACCGGCTGTTCGTCCTGGGCCACCACTACCAGCGCGACGAGGTCATCCAGTTCGCGGACGTCACCGGCGACAGCTTCAAGCTGGCGCAGCAGGCGGCGGCCCGGCCGGAGGCGGAGTACATCGTCTTCTGCGGCGTGCACTTCATGGCCGAGTCCGCGGACATCCTGACCAGCGACGCGCAGCAGGTGATCCTGCCGGACCTGGCCGCCGGCTGCTCGATGGCCGACATGGCCACCGCCGAGCAGGTGGAGCGCTGCTGGGAGCGCCTGGAGGACCTGGGGCTCGCCGAGAGCGTGGTCCCGGTCTCGTACATGAACTCCTCGGCGGACATCAAGGCGTTCACCGGCCGGCACGGCGGGACGATCTGCACGTCCTCGAACGCCCAGCGGGCCCTGGAGTGGGCCTTCGCCAAGGGTTCGCAGGTCCTGTTCCTGCCCGACCAGCACCTCGGGCGCAACACCGCGGTCCGCGACATGGGCTTCTCGCTCGACGACTGCGTGGTCTACAACCCGCACCGCCCCGACGGCGGCCTCACCGACGACCAGCTCCGCGGCGCGAAGATGATCCTCTGGCGCGGGCACTGCTCGGTGCACGGCCGGTTCACCCCGGAGTGCGTGGACGAGGTCCGCGAGCGGATCCCGGGCGTGAACGTGCTGGTGCACCCGGAATGCCGCCACGAGGTCGTGGAGAAGGCGGACTACGTCGGCTCGACCGAGCGCATCATCGCGCTGCTCGACGAGGCCGAGCCGGGCAGCGCCTGGGCCATCGGCACGGAGCTGAACCTGGTGAAGCGGGTCGCCGCGGCGCATCCGGACAAGCAGATCGCGTTCCTGGACAAGAGCGTCTGCTACTGCTCGACCATGAACCGCATCGACCTGCCGCACCTGGTGTGGACGCTGGAGGCGCTGGCCGACGGCCGGGTGCCGAACGTGATCGAGGTGGACGCGGACACGGCGCACTTCGCGCGGGTCGCGCTGGAGCAGATGCTGGCGCTGCCGTAG
- a CDS encoding glycerate kinase — protein MHIVIAMDKFAGTLSAPEAVQAVAAGWLRTSPDDTVTGVPMSDGGPGFLDSLADAFEGRRRFGEQLATVTGPLGTEVTGRYLIELAGGPAGEADAAGHPTAYIEVAEACGLHLVPAEQRDAKAATTYGVGELIAAALDDGAKRLVIGLGGTCTTDGGAGLLAALGAEPAEVLRAGGGALKSLHSLDLTEPRRRLAGVEIVIASDVDNPLLGLRGAAAVFGPQKGATDDDVQRLDAALTHFAHLAGAIGQEPGALRRTLDAPGAGAGGGLGYGLMLLGGRRVPGIGTVIAETGLAELIAEADLVITGEGRFDHSSLGGKVPTGVAEAALESGRPCLVLAGLVEVGKRELAAAGFAAAYEVAEQAGSAQEAMAHAEFHLAALAERVAKSWAHA, from the coding sequence GTGCACATCGTCATCGCCATGGACAAGTTCGCCGGCACGCTCAGCGCGCCGGAGGCCGTGCAGGCCGTCGCCGCCGGATGGCTGCGGACGTCGCCGGACGACACCGTGACCGGCGTCCCGATGTCGGACGGCGGCCCGGGCTTCCTGGACTCGCTGGCCGACGCCTTCGAGGGGCGGCGGCGCTTCGGCGAGCAGCTGGCCACGGTCACCGGCCCGCTGGGCACCGAGGTCACCGGGCGGTACCTGATCGAGCTGGCCGGCGGCCCCGCCGGCGAGGCCGACGCCGCCGGGCACCCCACCGCCTACATCGAGGTCGCCGAGGCCTGCGGACTGCACCTGGTGCCGGCCGAGCAGCGCGACGCCAAGGCGGCGACCACGTACGGCGTCGGCGAACTCATCGCGGCGGCCCTGGACGACGGCGCCAAGCGCCTGGTCATCGGCCTCGGCGGCACGTGCACCACGGACGGCGGCGCGGGCCTGCTGGCCGCGCTCGGCGCCGAGCCGGCCGAGGTACTGCGGGCCGGCGGCGGGGCGCTGAAGAGCCTGCACTCGCTGGACCTGACCGAGCCCCGGCGGCGCCTGGCAGGCGTCGAGATCGTCATCGCCAGCGACGTGGACAACCCGCTGCTCGGCCTGCGCGGCGCGGCGGCGGTCTTCGGACCGCAGAAGGGCGCCACCGACGACGACGTCCAGCGCCTCGACGCCGCCCTCACGCACTTCGCCCACCTCGCCGGCGCCATCGGCCAGGAGCCCGGAGCGCTCCGCCGCACCCTCGACGCCCCCGGCGCCGGCGCGGGCGGCGGCCTCGGCTACGGCCTGATGCTGCTCGGCGGCCGGCGCGTACCGGGCATCGGCACGGTCATCGCCGAAACCGGCCTGGCCGAGCTGATCGCCGAGGCGGACCTGGTCATCACCGGCGAAGGCCGCTTCGACCACAGCTCGCTCGGCGGCAAGGTCCCCACCGGCGTCGCGGAGGCGGCCCTGGAATCCGGCAGGCCCTGCCTGGTCCTCGCCGGACTCGTGGAGGTCGGCAAGCGCGAGCTGGCGGCCGCCGGCTTCGCCGCCGCGTACGAGGTCGCCGAGCAGGCCGGCTCGGCGCAGGAGGCGATGGCGCACGCCGAGTTCCACCTGGCGGCGCTGGCCGAGCGGGTCGCGAAGAGCTGGGCGCACGCGTAG
- the mraY gene encoding phospho-N-acetylmuramoyl-pentapeptide-transferase, which translates to MRGVLYAAGIALFFSLIGTPMAIKTLARYGFGQPIREDGPTTHQAKRGTPTMGGVVIVLATVLGYGFTKLATMRMPTASGMLVLFLMVGMGVVGFTDDFLKVFRQRSLGLRAKAKMIGQWIVAIAFAVMALHFPNALGFTPGDTHLSFVRNISAIDLGAVLFVIWAGLLIAGTSNGVNLTDGLDGLATGSCVMVFASYVLIGVWQHGESCATLGTGVQGCYPVRDPLDLAIVAAAVMGACFGFLWWNTSPAKIYMGDTGSLALGGALAGLAICSQTELLLALLGGLFVIITLSVVIQVGYFKISGGKRVFKMAPLHHHFELVGWAEVTVVVRFWIICGLFVGLGLGAFYAGWITVK; encoded by the coding sequence ATGCGCGGAGTCCTGTACGCGGCGGGGATCGCGCTGTTCTTCTCGCTGATCGGCACCCCGATGGCGATCAAGACCCTGGCCCGCTACGGCTTCGGCCAGCCGATCCGCGAGGACGGCCCGACCACGCACCAGGCCAAGCGCGGCACGCCGACCATGGGCGGCGTGGTGATCGTGCTGGCCACGGTGCTCGGCTACGGCTTCACCAAGCTGGCGACCATGCGCATGCCCACCGCCTCCGGGATGCTGGTGCTGTTCCTGATGGTCGGCATGGGCGTGGTCGGGTTCACCGACGACTTCCTGAAGGTGTTCCGGCAGCGCTCGCTGGGCCTGCGCGCCAAGGCGAAGATGATCGGGCAGTGGATCGTGGCGATCGCCTTCGCGGTGATGGCCCTGCACTTCCCGAACGCGCTGGGCTTCACGCCGGGCGACACGCACCTGTCGTTCGTCCGGAACATCTCGGCGATCGACCTCGGCGCGGTCCTGTTCGTGATCTGGGCCGGCCTGCTCATCGCCGGCACCTCCAACGGCGTGAACCTGACCGACGGCCTGGACGGCCTGGCCACGGGCTCGTGCGTGATGGTGTTCGCGTCCTACGTGCTGATCGGCGTCTGGCAGCACGGCGAGTCGTGCGCCACCCTCGGCACCGGCGTCCAGGGCTGCTACCCGGTCCGAGATCCGCTCGACCTGGCGATCGTCGCGGCGGCGGTGATGGGCGCCTGCTTCGGCTTCCTGTGGTGGAACACGTCCCCAGCGAAGATCTACATGGGCGACACCGGCTCCCTGGCCCTCGGCGGCGCACTCGCGGGCCTGGCGATCTGCTCGCAGACCGAGCTGCTGCTGGCGCTGCTCGGCGGCCTGTTCGTGATCATCACGCTGTCGGTGGTGATCCAGGTGGGCTACTTCAAGATCAGCGGCGGCAAACGGGTGTTCAAGATGGCCCCGCTGCACCACCACTTCGAGCTCGTCGGCTGGGCCGAGGTGACGGTGGTGGTGCGGTTCTGGATCATCTGCGGGCTGTTCGTGGGGCTCGGGCTCGGTGCCTTCTACGCCGGATGGATCACGGTCAAGTAG
- the murF gene encoding UDP-N-acetylmuramoyl-tripeptide--D-alanyl-D-alanine ligase has product MGGTLSGPPGATQEELSELAVTGPVVFDSRDAAPGALFVAFPGESADGHAFVPAAVAGGAVAVLAAPDDAYRKPWEGRGSVPTVTVPDGDLLRALSALATAHLAELPRTTVIGVTGSAGKTTTKDLIGRLAAELGPTVAPKGSFNNELGFPITVLRTDADTRYLVAEMGARGIGHIRHLTTIAPPRIGVVLNVGSAHLGEFGSVEAIAEAKGELPAAVPEAGNCNPDRDGVAILNADDPRVRGMAGRTKGRVVLFGEAPDADVRAEDVRVGPDGRASFTLLYRDGEGPHRYPVALRLVGEHQVSNALAAAATALELGLPGAKVAEVLSAAEPDSKWRMAIGESPDGVTVVNDAYNANPESMRAALKTLATMARSRPGARSWAVLGTMAELGADSAVEHDAVGRLAVRLNIAQTVAVGPGAAAIHSGASMEGSYDGESVAVPDAEAALAFVRAGVRPGDVVLVKASRAIGLEWVAAALLEGVGSGSGAAPGAAPGVGEGAPPQTSGAGGGVR; this is encoded by the coding sequence GTGGGCGGGACCCTCAGCGGTCCCCCCGGCGCCACACAGGAGGAGCTCTCGGAGCTCGCCGTCACCGGGCCCGTCGTGTTCGACTCGCGGGACGCCGCCCCCGGAGCGCTGTTCGTCGCGTTCCCCGGCGAGAGCGCCGACGGGCACGCCTTCGTCCCGGCCGCCGTGGCCGGCGGCGCCGTCGCCGTCCTGGCCGCCCCGGACGACGCCTACCGCAAGCCGTGGGAGGGCCGGGGGAGCGTCCCGACCGTCACCGTCCCGGACGGCGACCTGCTGCGGGCGCTGTCCGCGCTGGCCACCGCGCACCTGGCGGAACTGCCCCGGACCACGGTCATCGGTGTGACCGGCTCGGCCGGCAAGACCACCACCAAGGACCTGATCGGCCGGCTGGCCGCCGAACTGGGCCCGACGGTGGCGCCGAAGGGCAGCTTCAACAACGAGCTCGGATTCCCGATCACGGTGCTGCGCACCGACGCCGACACCCGGTACCTGGTCGCCGAGATGGGTGCGCGCGGCATCGGGCACATCAGGCACCTGACGACGATCGCGCCGCCCCGGATCGGCGTGGTGCTGAACGTCGGCAGCGCGCACCTCGGCGAGTTCGGCAGCGTCGAGGCCATCGCCGAGGCCAAGGGCGAGCTGCCCGCGGCCGTGCCGGAGGCCGGGAACTGCAACCCCGACCGGGACGGCGTGGCGATCCTCAACGCCGACGACCCCCGGGTGCGCGGCATGGCCGGGCGCACCAAGGGCCGCGTGGTGCTGTTCGGCGAGGCGCCGGACGCCGACGTGCGCGCCGAGGACGTCCGGGTCGGCCCGGACGGCCGCGCGAGCTTCACACTGCTGTACCGCGACGGCGAGGGACCGCACCGGTACCCGGTCGCCTTGCGGCTGGTCGGCGAGCACCAGGTGTCCAACGCCCTGGCCGCCGCCGCGACCGCGCTGGAGCTGGGCCTGCCCGGCGCGAAGGTGGCCGAGGTGCTCTCCGCCGCCGAGCCGGACAGCAAGTGGCGGATGGCGATCGGCGAGTCGCCGGACGGCGTGACCGTCGTCAACGACGCCTACAACGCCAACCCGGAGTCGATGCGCGCGGCGCTGAAGACGCTGGCCACGATGGCCCGCTCGCGCCCCGGCGCGCGCTCCTGGGCGGTGCTGGGCACGATGGCCGAGCTCGGCGCGGACTCCGCGGTCGAGCACGACGCCGTCGGGCGCCTGGCGGTGCGGCTGAACATCGCGCAGACCGTCGCGGTCGGCCCGGGCGCCGCCGCGATCCACAGCGGCGCGTCGATGGAAGGGTCCTACGACGGGGAGTCGGTCGCGGTGCCGGACGCCGAGGCCGCGCTGGCCTTCGTGCGGGCCGGAGTGCGGCCGGGCGACGTGGTGCTGGTGAAGGCTTCGCGGGCGATCGGGCTGGAGTGGGTGGCCGCGGCGCTGTTGGAGGGCGTGGGCTCGGGCTCGGGCGCGGCCCCGGGTGCGGCCCCGGGTGTCGGGGAAGGCGCTCCGCCGCAGACGAGCGGTGCGGGAGGTGGCGTCCGGTGA
- a CDS encoding UDP-N-acetylmuramoyl-L-alanyl-D-glutamate--2,6-diaminopimelate ligase — MPQVTVPADPTTYRDPMTSTPRPQNIPQHSVRACAEYVGAAVVPADAAMEFLEAAVTGISHDSQAIRPGDLYIAWPGAARHGAEFAPGAVDAGAVAVVTDAAGAAMLDGLAVPVLVAEDVRALAGRLSAYVYGEPATHLAMYGVTGTNGKTTTSYLIDGGLRRAGLRTGVIGTVQILIGDEVVPSVRTTPESPDLQAILATAVEKGVDAVAMEVSSHALTYGRTAGIRFKAAAFLNLTQDHLDFHADFEDYFEAKAKLFTPGYTERAVVDVDDEHGRRIVERCRANGVEVHTFSIKGEAANWTAEAIELGADASTFTVVGPDGGRHQARAGLPGDFNVANALAAIVLLAVSGIELETAIAGVGDVHGVPGRMERVQVPGQEFLAVVDYAHTPDAVETALRALRPVAERGHGRLRVVVGCGGDRDKSKRPLMGAAAVRLADEAVFTDDNPRTESSADILAAVTAGADAELAGADQNYRVVADRAEAIASAVAASGPGDVLIVAGKGHEQGQEIAGVKKPFDDRVVLRAALEASAGAIAAGAKAEKGHSEQ; from the coding sequence GTGCCCCAAGTGACCGTCCCCGCCGATCCGACGACGTATCGGGATCCCATGACCTCCACGCCGCGCCCGCAGAACATCCCGCAGCACAGCGTCCGCGCCTGTGCGGAGTACGTCGGCGCCGCCGTCGTCCCCGCGGACGCGGCCATGGAGTTCCTGGAAGCGGCGGTCACCGGGATCTCGCACGACTCGCAGGCGATCCGGCCCGGCGACCTGTACATCGCCTGGCCCGGCGCGGCGCGGCACGGCGCCGAGTTCGCGCCCGGCGCGGTGGACGCCGGAGCGGTCGCGGTCGTGACCGACGCGGCCGGCGCCGCGATGCTCGACGGCCTGGCGGTCCCGGTCCTGGTGGCCGAGGACGTCCGCGCCCTGGCGGGCCGGCTCTCGGCGTACGTGTACGGCGAACCGGCCACGCACCTGGCGATGTACGGCGTCACCGGCACCAACGGCAAGACCACCACCAGCTACCTGATCGACGGCGGTCTGCGCCGGGCCGGCCTGAGGACCGGCGTGATCGGGACCGTGCAGATCCTGATCGGCGACGAGGTGGTGCCCTCCGTGCGCACCACCCCGGAGTCCCCGGATCTGCAGGCGATCCTGGCGACCGCCGTGGAGAAGGGCGTCGACGCGGTCGCGATGGAGGTCTCCAGCCACGCGCTGACTTACGGCCGCACCGCCGGGATCAGGTTCAAGGCGGCCGCGTTCCTCAACCTGACCCAGGACCACCTGGACTTCCACGCCGACTTCGAGGACTACTTCGAGGCCAAGGCGAAGCTGTTCACCCCGGGGTACACCGAGCGCGCCGTCGTCGACGTCGACGACGAGCACGGCCGCAGGATCGTCGAACGCTGCCGGGCTAACGGCGTCGAGGTGCACACCTTCTCTATCAAGGGCGAAGCCGCCAACTGGACCGCCGAGGCCATCGAGCTCGGTGCCGACGCCTCGACGTTCACCGTCGTGGGCCCGGACGGCGGCCGGCACCAGGCCCGCGCGGGCCTGCCCGGGGACTTCAACGTCGCCAACGCGCTGGCCGCGATCGTGCTGCTGGCGGTGAGCGGGATCGAGCTGGAGACCGCCATCGCCGGGGTCGGCGATGTCCACGGCGTCCCGGGCCGCATGGAGCGGGTCCAGGTGCCGGGCCAGGAGTTCCTGGCGGTCGTCGACTACGCCCACACCCCCGACGCCGTCGAGACGGCGCTGCGCGCGCTGCGCCCGGTCGCCGAGCGCGGCCACGGCCGGCTGCGCGTGGTGGTGGGCTGCGGCGGGGACCGCGACAAGAGCAAACGGCCGCTGATGGGCGCCGCCGCCGTGCGGCTCGCCGACGAGGCCGTGTTCACCGATGACAACCCGCGTACGGAAAGTTCAGCGGACATTCTCGCGGCCGTCACCGCCGGCGCCGACGCCGAACTGGCCGGTGCCGACCAGAATTACCGCGTGGTGGCCGACCGGGCCGAGGCGATCGCCTCGGCGGTGGCCGCCAGCGGCCCCGGCGACGTGCTGATCGTCGCCGGCAAAGGACATGAGCAGGGGCAGGAGATCGCAGGAGTGAAGAAGCCGTTCGACGACCGGGTGGTGCTGCGCGCCGCTTTGGAGGCGTCGGCTGGGGCCATCGCGGCTGGGGCCAAAGCAGAGAAGGGCCACAGCGAGCAGTGA
- a CDS encoding peptidoglycan D,D-transpeptidase FtsI family protein, with translation MSDRDRPEDPRPRSAGRPRRPAGDRDAHQPPRPARPPRQSPDRDAQSAPARPRKTAVRQLAPRRPAGAGTGSAPSRPRPPRPPGPRTPTLRMGSPRRRLRVTMFGLLFAFSLFAGRLFQLQAVDAGGYAAAAEKGREATATLHASRGAILAADGTPLAVSVEAYDVTADPTLVARYHEDVDELAAKLAGLFSAAPEYAQGGAPSVADLQAALTKTDTRYVVLAHKASPATCAKIRQLAVSNTSNPNSTVGVYTNSRDDRRTYPGGTLAANLIGFTDSDGVGKAGIEQMLNDKLAGKDGQESYQAASGVEIPTTGVNLKPAVDGESVKTTIDPDIQWAADQALSKEVQQTGSVSGTVVVEDVKTGQILALSNYPTFDPRHITTADGPNLGNRAFTEPFEPGSVAKVITMSAAIQTGVAEPDTQLPPFTSPQRVGRYIFNDDVSHGPWSLTMTGVLAASSNIGTIEVADLFQPHGVDRDQTIAKYQRLFGFGQKTGIGFPGESAGLLDPPEKWNDTERYTVLYGQGLAATAVQDASVYQTIANGGVRIAPSLIQGWTDSSGKYTPAAAPQQTPVVSAATATKVADMLEAVTTSQRGTGTTAQIPGYRVAGKTGTANRYDEKLGRYNGYTASFIGFAPTDKPQIVVAVSLQAPVGAHFGAEIAAPVFTQVMSFGLQSRGIAPTGTPPANLPTTYGSGN, from the coding sequence ATGAGTGACCGAGACCGCCCCGAAGACCCGCGCCCGCGCAGCGCCGGCCGCCCCCGCCGCCCGGCCGGCGACCGCGACGCGCACCAGCCGCCGCGCCCCGCCCGCCCGCCGCGTCAGAGCCCTGACCGCGACGCGCAGAGCGCACCGGCCCGTCCTCGCAAAACCGCCGTCCGTCAGCTCGCCCCCCGCCGTCCGGCCGGCGCGGGCACAGGCAGCGCCCCCTCCCGCCCGCGCCCGCCGCGTCCCCCCGGCCCGCGCACCCCGACGCTGCGCATGGGCTCGCCGCGCCGCCGCCTGCGGGTCACGATGTTCGGCCTGCTCTTCGCCTTCTCCTTGTTCGCCGGCCGGCTCTTCCAGCTCCAGGCCGTCGACGCCGGCGGGTATGCCGCGGCCGCCGAGAAGGGCCGCGAGGCCACCGCCACGCTGCATGCCAGCCGGGGCGCGATACTGGCTGCCGACGGCACGCCGCTCGCCGTCTCCGTCGAGGCGTACGACGTCACCGCCGACCCGACCCTGGTGGCCCGCTATCACGAGGACGTCGACGAGCTCGCCGCGAAACTCGCCGGCCTGTTCTCGGCCGCGCCGGAGTACGCGCAGGGCGGTGCGCCCAGCGTCGCGGACCTGCAGGCCGCGCTGACCAAGACGGACACCCGCTACGTCGTGCTGGCGCACAAGGCCTCGCCGGCGACCTGCGCGAAGATCCGGCAGCTGGCCGTGTCCAACACCAGCAACCCGAACAGCACCGTCGGGGTCTACACCAACTCCCGCGACGACCGGCGCACCTATCCCGGCGGCACGCTCGCGGCGAACCTCATCGGCTTCACCGACTCCGACGGCGTCGGCAAGGCCGGGATCGAGCAGATGCTCAACGACAAGCTGGCCGGCAAGGACGGCCAGGAGTCCTACCAGGCCGCCTCCGGTGTGGAGATCCCGACCACCGGCGTGAACCTGAAGCCGGCGGTGGACGGCGAGAGCGTCAAGACCACCATCGACCCGGACATCCAGTGGGCCGCCGACCAGGCGCTGTCCAAGGAGGTGCAGCAGACCGGCTCGGTCTCCGGCACCGTCGTGGTCGAGGACGTGAAGACCGGCCAGATCCTCGCGCTGTCGAACTACCCGACCTTCGACCCGCGCCACATCACCACCGCGGACGGCCCGAACCTGGGCAACCGCGCCTTCACCGAGCCCTTCGAACCCGGCTCGGTGGCCAAGGTCATCACCATGTCCGCGGCCATCCAGACCGGCGTGGCCGAGCCCGACACCCAGCTGCCGCCCTTCACCTCGCCGCAGCGCGTCGGGCGCTACATCTTCAACGACGACGTCTCGCACGGCCCCTGGAGCCTGACCATGACCGGGGTCCTGGCCGCCTCCTCCAACATCGGCACCATCGAGGTCGCCGACCTGTTCCAGCCGCACGGCGTGGACCGCGACCAGACCATCGCCAAGTACCAGCGGCTGTTCGGCTTCGGCCAGAAGACCGGCATCGGCTTCCCCGGCGAGAGCGCCGGCCTGCTGGACCCGCCGGAGAAGTGGAACGACACCGAGCGCTACACCGTGCTGTACGGCCAGGGCCTGGCCGCCACCGCGGTCCAGGACGCCTCGGTCTACCAGACCATCGCCAACGGCGGCGTCCGCATCGCCCCGAGCCTGATCCAGGGCTGGACCGACTCCTCCGGCAAGTACACCCCGGCCGCCGCGCCGCAGCAGACGCCGGTGGTCAGCGCCGCGACCGCGACGAAGGTCGCCGACATGCTGGAGGCGGTCACCACCTCCCAGCGCGGTACCGGCACCACGGCCCAGATCCCCGGCTACCGGGTCGCCGGCAAGACCGGAACCGCGAACCGCTACGACGAGAAGCTGGGCCGCTACAACGGCTACACCGCGTCGTTCATCGGTTTCGCCCCGACCGACAAGCCGCAGATCGTCGTCGCGGTCTCGCTGCAGGCCCCGGTCGGCGCGCACTTCGGTGCCGAGATCGCCGCGCCGGTGTTCACGCAGGTCATGTCGTTCGGGTTGCAGAGCCGCGGGATCGCGCCGACCGGCACACCGCCGGCCAACCTGCCCACCACCTACGGATCCGGTAACTGA
- the rsmH gene encoding 16S rRNA (cytosine(1402)-N(4))-methyltransferase RsmH, with the protein MTSATHIPVMLERCVEILGPALGRPGAVVLDATLGLGGHSEAFLQRFPEARLIGLDRDPQALDAAGKRLAPFGDRATLVHAVYDEIPEVLDRLGVPALSGTLFDLGVSSLQLDMRERGFAYSYDAPLDMRMDSSRGITAAEIVNTYPAPDIARILRDYGEERFARRIADNIVAEREREPFTTTARLSELVRDSIPAATRRTGGHPAKRTFQALRIAVNDELPVLERALPAAIRATGLAGRIAVLSYHSLEDRLVKRAFAAVSESTAPPGLPVVPEQYQPKFRLLTRGAELPTEAEVAENPRAASAKLRGAERVREG; encoded by the coding sequence ATGACTAGCGCGACGCACATCCCGGTCATGCTCGAACGCTGCGTCGAGATCCTCGGCCCGGCCCTCGGGCGGCCCGGTGCGGTCGTGCTCGACGCCACCCTGGGACTCGGCGGCCACAGCGAGGCGTTCCTCCAGCGCTTCCCGGAGGCGCGGCTGATCGGCCTGGACCGCGACCCGCAGGCGCTGGACGCCGCGGGCAAGCGCCTGGCGCCGTTCGGCGACCGCGCGACCCTCGTGCACGCGGTGTACGACGAGATCCCGGAGGTGCTGGACCGCCTCGGCGTCCCGGCGCTGTCCGGGACGCTGTTCGACCTCGGAGTCTCCTCGCTGCAGCTGGACATGCGCGAACGCGGGTTCGCGTACAGCTACGACGCCCCGCTGGACATGCGCATGGACTCCTCGCGCGGCATCACGGCGGCGGAGATCGTGAACACGTATCCGGCCCCTGACATCGCCCGCATCCTGCGCGACTACGGCGAGGAGCGCTTCGCCCGCCGCATCGCCGACAACATCGTGGCCGAACGGGAGCGGGAACCGTTCACCACCACCGCGCGTCTGTCCGAACTGGTACGGGACTCCATCCCGGCGGCCACCCGGCGCACCGGCGGCCACCCGGCCAAGCGCACGTTCCAGGCCCTGCGCATCGCGGTGAACGACGAACTGCCGGTTCTGGAGCGGGCCCTGCCGGCCGCGATCAGGGCCACCGGCCTGGCCGGGCGCATCGCGGTGCTGTCGTACCACTCGCTGGAGGACCGCTTGGTCAAGCGGGCGTTCGCGGCGGTGTCGGAGTCCACGGCCCCGCCCGGCCTGCCGGTGGTGCCGGAGCAGTACCAGCCGAAGTTCCGGCTGCTGACGCGCGGCGCGGAGCTGCCGACCGAGGCCGAGGTCGCGGAGAACCCGCGGGCGGCGTCGGCGAAGCTGCGGGGCGCCGAGCGCGTGAGGGAGGGGTAG
- the mraZ gene encoding division/cell wall cluster transcriptional repressor MraZ codes for MFLGTYTPSLDDKGRLILPARFREELAAGLVVTKGQERCLAVWTAEGFAELTAQMRSASRPGAADAAIGRSSRDYHRVFFASAYDCQPDSQGRIVIPPPLRAYAGLKRECVVIGADTRLEIWDAEAWADYLDGAESAFAASGSEAAAD; via the coding sequence GTGTTCCTCGGGACCTACACGCCCTCCCTCGACGACAAGGGCCGGCTGATCCTGCCGGCGCGCTTCCGCGAGGAGCTCGCCGCCGGCCTGGTGGTCACCAAGGGGCAGGAGCGCTGCCTGGCGGTGTGGACCGCCGAGGGCTTCGCCGAGCTGACGGCGCAGATGCGCAGCGCCTCGCGGCCCGGCGCGGCCGACGCGGCGATAGGCCGCTCCTCCCGCGACTACCACCGGGTGTTCTTCGCCAGCGCCTACGACTGCCAGCCGGACTCGCAGGGGCGGATCGTGATCCCGCCGCCGCTGCGCGCGTACGCCGGGCTGAAGCGCGAGTGCGTGGTGATCGGCGCCGACACCCGGCTGGAGATCTGGGACGCCGAGGCGTGGGCCGACTATCTGGACGGCGCCGAGTCCGCGTTCGCCGCGTCCGGATCGGAGGCGGCTGCCGACTAG